From one Magnolia sinica isolate HGM2019 chromosome 18, MsV1, whole genome shotgun sequence genomic stretch:
- the LOC131233444 gene encoding uncharacterized protein LOC131233444 isoform X1, producing MSVAINMLLYLHGIWSIKFVHSSTRHLSTDAFVLCKIFKNSGPGPKNGEQHGAPFREEDWDDDAANNYSLSVPLAGSSSPSPGPTDGQNMVMTNCATEAEIGCDSLLEPHP from the exons ATGTCAGTGGCTATCAACATGCTGCTATATCTACATGGTATTTGGTCCATCAAGTTCGTCCATAGTTCCACAAGGCATTTGTCCACT GATGCATTTGTGCtctgtaaaatttttaaaaatagtggaCCAGGCCCGAAAAATGGTGAACAGCATGGAGCACCATTTAGAGAAGAAGATTGGGATGATGATGCGGCAAACAATTATTCGTTATCTGTTCCTCTTGCTGGCTCTAGTTCTCCTTCACCTGGTCCGACAGATGGCCAAAATATGGTCATGACAAACTGCGCAACTGAGGCTGAGATAGGGTGTGATTCATTGTTGGAACCACATCCTTGA
- the LOC131233444 gene encoding uncharacterized protein LOC131233444 isoform X2 — translation MVFGPSSSSIVPQGICPLWDAFVLCKIFKNSGPGPKNGEQHGAPFREEDWDDDAANNYSLSVPLAGSSSPSPGPTDGQNMVMTNCATEAEIGCDSLLEPHP, via the exons ATGGTATTTGGTCCATCAAGTTCGTCCATAGTTCCACAAGGCATTTGTCCACTGTGG GATGCATTTGTGCtctgtaaaatttttaaaaatagtggaCCAGGCCCGAAAAATGGTGAACAGCATGGAGCACCATTTAGAGAAGAAGATTGGGATGATGATGCGGCAAACAATTATTCGTTATCTGTTCCTCTTGCTGGCTCTAGTTCTCCTTCACCTGGTCCGACAGATGGCCAAAATATGGTCATGACAAACTGCGCAACTGAGGCTGAGATAGGGTGTGATTCATTGTTGGAACCACATCCTTGA